One window of the Desulfitobacterium chlororespirans DSM 11544 genome contains the following:
- a CDS encoding metal-dependent hydrolase — translation MEIRFHGHACFEIIGEKGRILIDPFLNGNPAADVGPEHFTHLDGILVSHGHSDHLGDAIELSQKTGAPLICVFELARLCAKYGAKTHAMHIGGKHTFSFGTVRLTQALHGSVFEPPGEEESFTYAGMACGFLIQMDGKWIYHAGDTGLFGDMELIGRRHPLAAAMLPIGDNYTMGQEEAVYAATLLRPNYLIPMHYNTFPIIQQDPQEFIELLKRKFPASKGEILAPGQSLFI, via the coding sequence ATGGAAATTCGCTTTCACGGTCATGCTTGCTTCGAAATCATTGGGGAAAAGGGCAGAATACTGATCGATCCTTTCCTGAACGGGAACCCCGCCGCCGATGTGGGCCCGGAACATTTCACGCACCTTGACGGGATTCTGGTTTCCCACGGGCATTCCGATCATTTGGGGGATGCCATCGAACTCTCACAAAAGACCGGAGCTCCCCTTATTTGTGTCTTTGAGCTGGCCCGTCTCTGTGCCAAGTATGGGGCGAAGACCCATGCCATGCATATCGGCGGCAAGCATACCTTTAGCTTTGGCACGGTGCGTTTGACCCAAGCCCTGCACGGCTCGGTCTTTGAACCGCCAGGAGAAGAAGAATCCTTTACTTATGCCGGTATGGCCTGCGGATTTTTGATCCAGATGGATGGCAAATGGATTTACCATGCGGGGGATACAGGGCTTTTCGGGGATATGGAGCTGATCGGACGGCGGCACCCCTTGGCAGCCGCCATGCTGCCGATTGGGGACAACTACACCATGGGGCAGGAGGAAGCGGTCTATGCCGCTACCCTTTTAAGGCCCAACTATTTGATTCCCATGCATTATAATACCTTTCCGATTATCCAACAGGACCCTCAGGAGTTCATCGAGCTTTTAAAGAGAAAGTTCCCGGCCAGCAAAGGGGAGATTTTAGCCCCTGGCCAATCTCTGTTCATTTAA
- a CDS encoding Lrp/AsnC family transcriptional regulator codes for MLTHDERKLLELIANDFRLSLEELSIQTGLSEEFIKERIKQWEEEKVIAQYCPLINWERTGEPMVTALIDVKVLPQRGYGFDKIARRLQKFPEIKAVYLMSGGYDLSLLIEGKTMQEVALFVAEKLAPLEHVTDTTTHFILRRYKQNGVELLGEDDNPERLVISP; via the coding sequence ATGCTCACACATGATGAACGTAAGCTTCTCGAACTCATTGCCAATGATTTCCGCTTATCCCTTGAAGAACTTTCGATTCAGACCGGTTTGTCGGAAGAGTTTATAAAAGAGCGCATTAAGCAATGGGAAGAAGAAAAAGTTATTGCTCAATACTGTCCGCTGATCAATTGGGAACGGACCGGCGAGCCCATGGTAACCGCTTTAATCGATGTTAAGGTTCTTCCTCAGCGAGGTTATGGGTTCGATAAAATAGCCCGCCGTCTGCAGAAATTCCCTGAGATCAAAGCGGTTTACCTGATGTCGGGAGGTTATGACCTTTCCCTATTAATTGAAGGGAAAACCATGCAGGAAGTAGCCTTATTTGTGGCCGAAAAACTTGCTCCCCTGGAGCATGTCACCGACACAACCACCCATTTTATCCTCAGACGCTATAAGCAAAATGGCGTGGAGCTCCTTGGGGAAGATGATAATCCCGAAAGGCTGGTGATTTCACCGTGA
- a CDS encoding glycosyltransferase family 4 protein gives MTFVLTFVIALIIAVIATPLSMKLGRRWGAIDYPGGRRVHKTPIPRIGGIAIYAAFWIAVIIMGIWDRQIWGLFFGSTIIVIVGVVDDIFDLRPMVKLVWQIIAAALLLFFGFSMSQISLPIIGMKLDFVSIGLGWLGLVLAVFWIVGLVNTVNISDGLDGLAAGICFEAALLLCWSAIRINEVTEAHLTLALAGAALGFLFFNFHPARVFMGDSGSMFLGYIIGGISIMGLLKTATVLGLVFPLLVLGMPLTDMTFAIIRRKLRGHSIATADRGHLHHRLLDAGFSQPQAVLLLYAMSGCFGMAAVLGALGSWVWAAALLSADFALLVIILMRRTALLSVMSRKHSK, from the coding sequence ATGACCTTTGTTTTAACCTTTGTTATTGCCTTGATCATTGCCGTTATCGCCACTCCCTTGTCCATGAAACTGGGGAGACGTTGGGGAGCCATCGATTACCCAGGAGGCCGCCGCGTACATAAGACCCCTATTCCCCGGATCGGCGGCATTGCCATCTATGCAGCGTTCTGGATTGCCGTGATCATTATGGGTATATGGGATCGGCAGATTTGGGGATTGTTTTTCGGCAGTACGATTATTGTCATCGTCGGGGTTGTGGACGATATATTTGACCTGCGTCCCATGGTGAAATTGGTATGGCAGATTATTGCGGCTGCCCTTTTGCTTTTCTTCGGTTTTTCGATGAGTCAGATTTCTCTTCCCATCATCGGGATGAAATTGGATTTTGTGTCCATTGGTTTAGGATGGCTTGGCCTGGTCTTAGCAGTCTTTTGGATTGTAGGACTGGTGAATACAGTGAATATTTCCGATGGCTTGGACGGTCTTGCCGCAGGGATCTGCTTTGAAGCCGCTCTGCTGCTCTGTTGGTCGGCCATCCGCATTAATGAGGTAACGGAAGCCCACCTGACCTTGGCTTTAGCCGGTGCGGCCTTAGGCTTTTTATTCTTTAATTTTCATCCGGCCCGGGTGTTTATGGGGGATTCCGGGAGTATGTTTCTGGGCTATATTATCGGCGGAATCTCGATTATGGGGTTATTGAAAACCGCCACGGTCCTGGGTTTGGTGTTTCCTCTCCTTGTCTTGGGTATGCCCCTGACGGATATGACCTTTGCCATCATCCGCAGAAAATTGCGGGGCCATTCCATCGCCACGGCGGATCGGGGACATCTTCACCACCGCTTGTTGGATGCCGGCTTTAGCCAGCCTCAGGCTGTGCTGCTGCTTTACGCCATGAGCGGATGCTTTGGCATGGCAGCCGTATTAGGCGCCCTGGGTTCCTGGGTTTGGGCGGCAGCCCTTTTAAGTGCGGATTTTGCTCTCTTGGTGATCATTTTAATGCGTCGTACCGCCTTGCTCAGTGTCATGAGCCGGAAGCACAGCAAATAA
- a CDS encoding small, acid-soluble spore protein, alpha/beta type: MSLFRGTRDEQGDDLMKGKQKHIKLKRTDPLEALKMEIAAELGLIDQVRLKGWHSLSAKDAGKIGGLMTQRIKSRSQQGKDNSLD, encoded by the coding sequence TTGTCCCTATTTCGAGGGACAAGGGATGAGCAGGGGGATGATTTGATGAAAGGAAAACAAAAACATATTAAGCTGAAAAGAACAGATCCGCTGGAAGCGTTGAAAATGGAGATTGCCGCAGAATTAGGCCTTATCGATCAGGTGCGCTTAAAGGGCTGGCATTCACTTTCAGCAAAAGACGCCGGAAAAATCGGGGGCTTAATGACGCAGCGCATCAAAAGCAGAAGCCAGCAGGGGAAAGATAATTCCCTGGATTAG
- a CDS encoding DRTGG domain-containing protein — MSQTKHQQILSFIEGLAVGSKVSVRFIAKELDVSEGTAYRAIKEAENKGYVRSIPKVGTIRIEGAKERRIEDLTLREVSQIAEGIVLCGFESLDNSPNKFLIAAMELDAMERYLEDNSLCIVGNRHDAQLLALQKGSPLLITGGFEPQEDIIRLAKENHLAIIQTPYDTFAVTTMINRALYDRLIEKELILVEDIMVKDVNYLTTRATVGDWHELSQQTTHSRFPVVDEENIVVGMITAIDVAGAEMNTTVVEVMNPNPYVVGREDSVTHISRIMLWEGWEIAAVVDQGVLIGIISLQDVLEAYQQIQKQPQFGETVDNLILSGFRYVEDPEYLTIEGEITRFMINEFGSASPGVLVTLMNMAGYIALRKQYRLDAITENFTFYQLQPIPVGTEVRITVKLLLVAKKHCNIEIDVYANNQLLAKALMTARMGDKKVS, encoded by the coding sequence TTGAGTCAGACGAAACATCAACAAATTTTAAGTTTCATTGAGGGCCTTGCCGTAGGCAGCAAGGTCTCTGTCCGCTTTATTGCCAAAGAGCTGGATGTCAGCGAAGGAACCGCTTACCGGGCCATTAAAGAAGCAGAGAATAAAGGATATGTCCGTTCCATCCCCAAAGTGGGGACCATCCGGATTGAAGGAGCTAAGGAACGACGCATTGAAGATTTAACCTTGCGCGAAGTCTCGCAAATTGCTGAAGGGATTGTGCTTTGTGGTTTTGAAAGTCTGGATAACTCGCCCAATAAGTTTTTGATTGCGGCGATGGAACTGGATGCCATGGAGAGATACTTAGAAGACAATTCTTTGTGTATCGTCGGGAATCGCCACGATGCCCAATTGCTTGCTTTGCAGAAAGGCTCCCCTCTGCTGATCACCGGAGGATTTGAACCCCAGGAGGATATCATCCGGCTGGCTAAGGAAAATCACCTGGCCATTATTCAGACTCCTTATGATACCTTTGCCGTGACCACCATGATCAATCGGGCTCTTTATGATCGTTTGATTGAAAAAGAGCTTATTTTGGTTGAGGATATTATGGTCAAGGATGTGAATTATTTGACCACCCGTGCTACCGTAGGGGATTGGCACGAGCTTTCTCAGCAAACAACCCACAGCCGCTTTCCCGTTGTCGACGAGGAGAATATCGTGGTCGGCATGATTACGGCCATCGATGTAGCCGGCGCCGAGATGAATACTACCGTGGTGGAAGTGATGAATCCCAACCCTTATGTGGTGGGCCGGGAAGACTCCGTAACCCATATTTCCCGCATTATGCTTTGGGAAGGCTGGGAGATTGCCGCAGTGGTTGACCAAGGAGTGCTGATCGGCATTATCAGCTTGCAGGACGTCTTGGAAGCCTATCAGCAGATCCAGAAGCAGCCTCAGTTCGGTGAAACCGTAGACAATCTGATTTTAAGCGGTTTCCGTTATGTGGAGGACCCCGAGTACCTGACTATCGAGGGCGAGATTACCCGGTTTATGATCAATGAATTTGGTTCCGCCAGTCCCGGGGTTTTGGTGACTTTAATGAATATGGCCGGATACATTGCCCTGCGCAAGCAATACCGGCTGGATGCGATTACAGAGAATTTTACCTTCTATCAATTGCAGCCCATCCCCGTAGGGACGGAAGTCCGCATTACGGTCAAATTGCTGCTGGTGGCGAAAAAACACTGCAACATTGAGATTGATGTCTATGCCAATAATCAGCTTTTGGCCAAAGCCCTGATGACCGCCAGAATGGGCGATAAAAAGGTTTCTTAA
- a CDS encoding tRNA (cytidine(34)-2'-O)-methyltransferase, which translates to MAHLNIVLVEPEIPPNTGNVARLCAATGAALHLVKPLGFEISDKHLKRAGLDYWDMLDIRIYENYAEFEAKNPQGPRYLATTKAQRLHTDIHYQPGGYILFGKETKGLSPEILARYPETILRLPMRADARSLNLSNSVAVVVYEALRQWGNPGLV; encoded by the coding sequence ATGGCACATCTTAACATAGTATTAGTCGAACCTGAGATTCCCCCCAATACAGGCAATGTAGCAAGGCTCTGCGCCGCTACGGGAGCCGCCTTGCATCTGGTCAAACCCTTAGGCTTTGAAATAAGCGATAAGCACTTAAAACGAGCCGGCTTAGATTATTGGGATATGCTGGATATTCGCATTTACGAAAACTATGCTGAATTCGAAGCCAAGAATCCCCAAGGCCCCCGCTACCTGGCAACCACCAAAGCACAACGCCTTCATACGGATATTCACTACCAACCGGGAGGGTATATCCTCTTTGGCAAAGAAACCAAGGGGCTCTCTCCGGAAATTCTGGCCCGCTATCCGGAGACGATTCTGCGCCTGCCTATGCGTGCCGATGCCCGGTCCTTAAATCTTTCCAATTCTGTAGCTGTAGTAGTCTATGAAGCCTTGCGCCAGTGGGGAAACCCAGGACTCGTATAA